In the genome of Gadus morhua chromosome 14, gadMor3.0, whole genome shotgun sequence, one region contains:
- the tacr2 gene encoding substance-K receptor, whose translation MDATHMPWTVTTEWYEDGNETIGNQFQQSNLQVALWAIAYTLIILVSVTGNVTVIWIILAHRRMRTVTNYFIVNLAFSDVSMATFNTLFNFVYALHNDWYFGLGYCRFQNFFPITAMFSSIYSMAAIAVDRYMAIIHPLKPRLSSTSTRVVIALIWVVAVLLAFPQCYYSVTEFYHPRTVCLVNWPDDYGGTHQISYQLALILLIYLFPLLVMLVTYSLVGRSLWGGAIPGEPSDHYHHQITAKRKVVKMMVVVVTTFALCWLPYHIYFILGSFNKDIYKQHYIQQVYLAIFWLAMSSTMYNPIIYCCLNQRFRAGFRQAFSWCPFIRFSEEDKTELQHTNTFRVTMTRSYHGDSTRVHGPGTTGPGLPFSSQHTGPKAQQAPLRRHPAPQKTNGPNLGPGLLEMSSGAKLLET comes from the exons GTGGCTCTCTGGGCCATCGCCTACACTCTGATCATTCTCGTCTCGGTGACTGGGAACGTCACAGTGATCTGGATCATCCTCGCTCACAGACGCATGCGAACCGTCACCAACTACTTCATAGTCAACCTGGCCTTCTCCGACGTGTCCATGGCCACCTTCAACACGCTGTTTAACTTTGTCTACGCGCTGCACAACGATTGGTACTTCGGGTTAGGCTACTGCCGATTCCAGAACTTCTTCCCCATCACCGCCATGTTCTCTTCGATTTACTCGATGGCTGCCATAGCGGTGGACAG ATACATGGCGATCATCCATCCGCTGAAGCCTCgcctgtcctccacctccacccgggTGGTGATCGCTCTGATCTGGGTGGTGGCCGTGCTGCTGGCCTTCCCCCAGTGCTACTACAGCGTGACGGAGTTCTACCACCCCAGGACCGTGTGCCTGGTCAACTGGCCCGACGACTACGGAGGGACCCACCAGatcag CTACCAGCTGGCGTTGATATTGCTGATCTACCTGTTCCCTCTGCTGGTGATGCTGGTGACCTACAGCCTGGTGGGTCGATCGCTGTGGGGTGGAGCCATCCCCGGGGAGCCGTCAGACCATTACCACCACCAGATAACAGCCAAGCGAAAG GTGGTGAAGATGATGGTTGTCGTGGTGACAACCTTTGCCTTGTGCTGGCTCCCCTATCACATCTACTTCATCCTAGGCTCCTTCAACAAAGACATCTATAAACAGCACTATATCCaacag GTGTACCTGGCTATATTCTGGTTGGCTATGAGCTCCACCATGTACAACCCTATCATCTACTGCTGTCTGAACCAAAG GTTCCGTGCGGGGTTCCGCCAGGCGTTCTCCTGGTGTCCGTTCATCCGGTTCTCAGAAGAGGACAAGACAGAGCTGCAGCACACCAACACCTTCAGGGTCACCATGACACGCAGTTACCATGGTGACAGCACGCGCGTGCACGGCCCCGGGACCACAGGCCCCGGGCTCCCCTTCAGCTCCCAGCACACCGGTCCGAAGGCACAGCAGGCCCCGCTCAGGAGACACCCGGCCCCGCAGAAAACAAACGGGCCCAACTTAGGGCCCGGGCTTCTGGAAATGTCCTCCGGGGCTAAGCTGCTGGAGACCTGA